One window from the genome of Salvia splendens isolate huo1 chromosome 9, SspV2, whole genome shotgun sequence encodes:
- the LOC121746996 gene encoding 3-ketoacyl-CoA synthase 6-like: MANKIINNNKILLNHIFSILTQTINLSILALLFSLESLFILQKWGPVYHSLTALSFLIFTIAKHHLSNPSPLYLVDFSCLKPPTHCRVPRSTYIEHVKMLDFLDEESVSFMAKVLKHSGQGEQTYLPPAIHFIPPKSSHHEATQEVHMALFPVLEDLLSKTNTSATDIDVLIVNCSGFCPSPSLSSIVVKKFGMREDVKSFTISGMGCSASALAIDMAGDILKSRGESNAVILSTEILSTGWYPGRDSAMQVLNCVFRMGAAAMLVSNKREVRKRAKYRMVCSVRTQRAFDDKGYYSAFRDEDSDGFTGVCLNTDLLQVAGETLRSNITILGRKILPYTEMIMYTISVMKKKYFDKSMEIYVPNFKSVVQHFCLPASGKPLIREIGKGLKLGEREIEAALMTLHRFGNQSSSSLWYELCYIEAKEMVKKGDRVWQLGMGSGPKCNSLVWECIRPIVREAQRGVWADCIDSYPR, from the exons ATGGCAAACAAAATCATCAACAACAACAAGATTCTACTAAACCACATCTTCTCCATCCTCACACAAACCATAAACCTCTCAATCCTTGCACTCCTCTTCTCCTTAGAATCCTTATTCATCCTCCAAAAATGGGGGCCGGTCTACCACTCCCTCACCGCCCTATCCTTCCTCATCTTCACCATTGCCAAACACCACCTCTCAAACCCTTCTCCACTCTACCTAGTCGACTTCTCATGCCTCAAGCCTCCAACCCACTGCCGGGTGCCACGATCCACCTACATCGAACATGTCAAAATGCTCGACTTCTTAGACGAAGAGAGCGTCTCGTTCATGGCCAAAGTCCTCAAACACTCCGGCCAGGGCGAGCAGACCTATCTCCCCCCGGCCATCCACTTCATCCCGCCAAAATCAAGCCACCACGAAGCCACACAAGAGGTCCACATGGCCCTCTTCCCCGTCCTCGAAGACCTCCTCTCCAAAACCAACACCTCTGCTACAGATATCGACGTCCTCATCGTCAACTGCAGCGGCTTCTGCCCCTCGCCTTCTCTCTCGTCCATTGTGGTGAAAAAATTCGGCATGAGGGAGGATGTGAAGAGCTTCACCATCAGTGGCATGGGGTGCAGTGCGAGCGCGTTGGCGATTGACATGGCTGGGGACATACTGAAAAGTCGTGGCGAATCGAATGCGGTGATTCTGAGCACGGAGATTCTGTCGACGGGGTGGTATCCGGGGAGGGATAGTGCGATGCAGGTGCTGAATTGTGTGTTTCGGATGGGGGCGGCGGCGATGCTTGTGAGCAACAAAAGGGAGGTGAGGAAAAGGGCGAAATATAGGATGGTTTGCAGCGTGCGGACGCAGAGGGCGTTTGATGATAAGGGATATTATTCAGCTTTTAGAGATGAGGATTCTGATGGATTTACTGGAGTTTGCCTCAACACAGACTTACTGCAG GTAGCCGGAGAAACCCTAAGATCGAACATAACGATACTCGGAAGAAAAATCTTACCCTATACTGAAATGATCATGTATACAATTTCCGTTATGAAGAAGAAATACTTTGACAAATCGATGGAGATCTACGTGCCCAATTTCAAGAGCGTGGTGCAACATTTTTGCCTACCGGCGTCAGGGAAGCCGCTAATCAGGGAAATAGGGAAGGGGTTGAAGCTTGGAGAAAGGGAAATTGAAGCTGCATTGATGACATTACATAGATTTGGTAACCAATCTTCATCTTCTTTGTGGTATGAGCTTTGCTACATTGAAGCAAAGGAAATGGTTAAGAAAGGTGACAGGGTGTGGCAGTTGGGCATGGGGAGTGGGCCCAAATGCAACAGCTTGGTATGGGAATGCATTAGGCCCATTGTTAGAGAGGCCCAAAGAGGAGTCTGGGCTGATTGCATAGATAGCTACCCTAGATAA